A region of the Rhizobium leguminosarum bv. trifolii WSM1325 genome:
GGAACCGAAGATCTTGGCGATCTCGGTATAGGCCATGACGGCGGTGTTCGAGGCAAAGCCGGTCCAGGAAACCTTGCCTCTATAGGCCGGGTTCTCGAAGAGATCGCGATAACCCTTCGGCTTCGGAACGAGATCGGGATTGTAGGCGATGCCGTTGACTTCGATGGTCACGGTCGGGCCGTATTCGCCCTGGAAGGAGGGATCGAGCATTCCCCAGTTCTTGAGCTTGCTCGGATCGATCTTCTGGATGAGATCCTTCTCGATGGCGACGGCCATCTGGCCAGGCGACATCAGCAGCGTGTCATAGGGCGGGTTTCCGGGGCTCGCCATGATCTTGGCAAGCTGATCCTGCGCCATCGCCGGGGCGATGGTCAGGTCATAGCCTGCATCCTTGACCATCGGCGTCAGCACTGTGCGGTAGGCGTCTTCCCAGCTGCCCGGGAAAGTGGCGGCAACGGCTCCGCCGTTGGCAGCACATGCGGGAAATGGAAGCATGGCCGATGCGGCAACACCGGCCGCCAGGAAACCGAACCCACGACGGGTAATCTGAAAGTCCTTCATCACGTTCACCTCTGTTGAATTGTTTCTTCACTCATGATTTCCGGTTCGGCCGGAAAGGCGTGACACCTTGCGGTGTCGATCTCGGCAAATAGCTGCGTTCCCGGTTCGGGAATGAATGTGGAGGGGCCTCTGACCTCGGAGGCGCGCAGGCCCGTACCGTCTTCCAGAGCAAGGTCATGGACGAGGGAGGGGCCGAGCGGCACGGACACGGTCATGCGAACCGGCA
Encoded here:
- a CDS encoding extracellular solute-binding protein family 1 (PFAM: extracellular solute-binding protein family 1~KEGG: ABC transporter, substrate binding protein); amino-acid sequence: MKDFQITRRGFGFLAAGVAASAMLPFPACAANGGAVAATFPGSWEDAYRTVLTPMVKDAGYDLTIAPAMAQDQLAKIMASPGNPPYDTLLMSPGQMAVAIEKDLIQKIDPSKLKNWGMLDPSFQGEYGPTVTIEVNGIAYNPDLVPKPKGYRDLFENPAYRGKVSWTGFASNTAVMAYTEIAKIFGSGPNDMDAVFKLFKDHPEHLKGVVDSTNHQMTLFQQGEIAVFMCSTGNVAHLKSLGLNAEFVHPETGSPAAPVNIHLTKGSANLDAAYAYMDAAISKAAQDQLKEPPTEMFPTNKDVALTPGIEAYVTRDQIKTMVYPDWVAINKNRDDWIRQFDALVAG